A genomic window from Gossypium hirsutum isolate 1008001.06 chromosome D12, Gossypium_hirsutum_v2.1, whole genome shotgun sequence includes:
- the LOC107945400 gene encoding cysteine-rich receptor-like protein kinase 6, translated as MKGDEGGGGTVLVGVKFDADSNELLTWALVKVAQPGDQIIALHILDAAAESPASILSLVKTFDYTLAVYEGFCNLKQVDLKLKVCRGSSPKRILVREAKSFETTKLILGTSKTHNPLQSPASVAKFCARKLPNCFSVYAVRNGKVVFQREAIQTNLNQFQDKIPQDKSLVHLVSLPKSIRTDNGNCSYKSGLFSKHKTLEKNCAACASALKLPENSNTRLRDELSGNGSTDNRLSLVPIRTTEDNAVLVRKLPGWSLLRWVFLRKRYHLENSSAKKSVDQWVLKLPSQQSSAVVYPDLKQNCYDRKKNRSSDLDGETSAIVPVGCEAIFPLSPCDFPEELQSLLEKSSSSCRLFSYQELLGATSSFMPENMIGKGGSSHVYKGYLPDGKELAVKIVKPTEHAIKEFVKEIEIITSLNHKNLISLFGFCFEQNKLLLVYDFLSRGSLEENLHGNKKDGNAFGWQERYKVAVGLAEALDYLHNSCEQPVIHRDVKSSNVLLSNDFEPQLSDFGLASQVSSSASHMTCMDVAGTFGYLAPEYLMHGKMSDKIDVYAFGIVLLELLTGRKPIDNNRPKGQESLAVWAKPILKDHDISQLLNPQLGSGCEFHEIERMVLAATLCIRRAPLMRPQISLILKLLLGDLEVTNWAEQQVRTSEEVDVSDEELYPTNIESHLNLALLDLEDDSVSASSDEQSLEIEDYLQKRWRRSSSFA; from the exons ATGAAAGGCGATGAGGGAGGAGGTGGCACGGTGTTGGTGGGGGTCAAATTTGATGCAGACAGCAATGAATTACTGACATGGGCGCTTGTCAAGGTGGCTCAGCCAGGTGATCAAATCATTGCCCTTCACATCCTTGATGCTGCTGCTG AGAGTCCGGCGTCGATTCTTTCTCTTGTCAAGACATTTGATTATACACTAGCAGTTTACGAAGGCTTCTGCAACTTAAAACAG GTTGATTTGAAGCTAAAAGTGTGTAGAGGGTCATCCCCAAAGAGGATTCTGGTGAGGGAAGCTAAGTCTTTCGAAACAACTAAGCTAATTCTGGGAACTTCCAAGACCCATAACCCTTTACAGTCACCTGCCTCAGTTGCAAAATTTTGCGCCAGAAAATTACCCAATTGTTTCTCGGTTTATGCTGTCCGAAATGGCAAAGTTGTGTTCCAAAGGGAAGCAATTCAGACAAACTTGAACCAATTCCAAG ACAAAATTCCACAGGATAAAAGCCTTGTTCACCTGGTGTCTTTGCCAAAGAGTATACGAACAGATAATGGCAATTGTTCCTATAAATCTGGTTTATTTTCAAAGCATAAAACGTTGGAGAAGAACTGTGCAGCCTGTGCTTCAGCCTTGAAATTACCTGAAAATTCTAATACCCGATTGCGAGACGAGTTATCCGGAAATGGAAGTACGGACAATAGACTAAGTTTGGTACCTATTCGAACAACTGAGGATAATGCTGTTCTGGTTAGAAAGTTGCCTGGTTGGTCTCTTCTACGATGGGTGTTTTTACGGAAGCGTTATCACCTGGAGAATTCTTCTGCAAAGAAATCTGTGGACCAGTGGGTGTTAAAATTACCAAGCCAGCAATCTTCAGCTGTTGTTTATCCTGATCTAAAGCAAAACTGTTACGATCGGAAAAAGAATCGTTCTTCCGATTTGGATGGAGAAACTTCTGCAATTGTGCCCGTTGGCTGTGAGGCTATTTTTCCTCTGTCTCCTTGTGATTTTCCAGAAGAGCTACAAAGTTTACTTGAGAAATCCTCCTCTTCTTGTAGATTGTTTAGTTACCAAGAGCTTTTGGGCGCGACCTCTAGCTTCATGCCAG AGAATATGATTGGTAAAGGTGGTAGCAGTCATGTTTACAAAGGGTACCTTCCTGATGGCAAGGAATTGGCAGTGAAAATTGTTAAGCCAACTGAGCATGCAATCAAGGAATTTGTTAAGGAAATTGAGATCATTACGAGTTTAAACCATAAAAACCTGATTTCCTTATTCGGGTTCTGTTTTGAACAAAACAAGTTGCTCTTGGTTTACGATTTCCTCTCCAGGGGAAGTCTAGAAGAGAACCTTCATG GAAATAAGAAGGATGGCAATGCATTTGGCTGGCAGGAGAGATACAAGGTGGCGGTGGGCTTAGCTGAAGCACTTGATTACCTACATAATAGTTGTGAACAACCTGTGATCCACAGAGACGTGAAATCTTCCAATGTTCTTTTGTCCAATGATTTTGAACCCCAG CTGTCAGATTTTGGACTTGCTAGTCAGGTCTCAAGTTCTGCATCTCATATGACTTGCATGGATGTTGCAGGAACCTTTGG TTATTTGGCTCCTGAATACCTGATGCATGGAAAAATGAGTGATAAAATTGATGTCTATGCGTTTGGCATTGTCCTCCTAGAGCTCCTCACTGGTAGAAAGCCCATTGACAATAACCGTCCGAAAGGTCAGGAGAGCCTTGCTGTATGG GCAAAGCCAATTTTAAAGGACCATGATATTTCTCAGTTGCTAAATCCACAGCTCGGCAGTGGCTGTGAATTTCATGAGATAGAAAGAATGGTTTTAGCTGCTACCCTGTGCATAAGACGCGCACCACTAATGCGGCCTCAAATTAGCCTT ATCCTGAAGCTCCTACTGGGTGATCTGGAAGTAACAAATTGGGCAGAACAACAAGTTAGGACATCTGAAGAAGTTGATGTTTCTGATGAGGAACTATACCCGACAAACATAGAATCTCATCTTAACCTTGCATTACTCGACTTGGAGGATGATTCAGTTTCTGCAAGCAGTGATGAACAAAGTTTAGAAATAGAGGATTACTTGCAAAAAAGATGGCGTCGCTCTTCAAGCTTTGCCTAG